Within Oreochromis niloticus isolate F11D_XX linkage group LG2, O_niloticus_UMD_NMBU, whole genome shotgun sequence, the genomic segment ATTTATGTAATTGTGTGGGACAATGTCAATTTCCACCATAGCCCAGTCTTTAGGGGCTGTTTTGCAACGCATCCAAGGATGGTCATGGGCTTCCTACCACCTTACTCTCCTTTCCTCAATCCGATAGAGGAGTTTTTCTCTGCTTGGAGGTGGAGAGTGTATGAGCATCATGCTCAGGATCAGCCGTCCCTGCTCCATGCTATGGACGCAGCGTGTGACGACATTACAGGAGATCAATGCAGGGGATGGTTGCGGCATGCACGCCGTTTCTTCCCTTGTTGCATCGGAAGAGAAAGTATCCGCTGTGATGTGGACGAGAATCTGTGGCCAGACGGACAACAGCGTGTAAATAATCAGGAGGGTGAAGACAGTGGACAAGAGCGGGAGAATGAGTACAGCGACCACTCAATAAGTCCttgttttttgattttgtgttcATACAATTTACTACTGtaatgtacattttctttttacatatgTATGAAGCTTTCTTTGCGTGTGAATAAAAAATTGTTATAATTTCCTTGGTAGTGTGAGTGTGTAGTAGTGCAATAGTAGTGTGCAATCTGTGATGTCAAACCTTGGAGGCTACTCTTTTCTGTTGTATATTGTTGGTCCTCCATAGTGACAAAACATCTAAACATTTTGTATGGCAGTACTCACACAATGCCAAAGGGACGATGCATTTTGGGGGCACTGACTATTCAGATTAGAAAGAAATGTAGTTTTGACACATGAGTGAACTGTTTTAGGAGAGATATGAGCTTTTGCAGGTGGACCATGTCGTTGTGATCAACCATCCAGGTTTATTTTGACAAAAGCACCAAGAATGATGAGAATGTCCGATCTGTGTCGAGAAATGAGCCAAAGCTATTGAGAAGGATCTTTGCCATTTTGGAGACACTGACTGTTTAAATGAGAAAGGGATTTAGATTGAAGCCTGAGTGAACAGTTTTGGAAGAGATATGAGCTTTTGCAGGTGAGCTATAGTGTTGTGCTAAACTGTAAGAGTGTTTTGCCAAATGATCTTAGAGTTTTGAGAATGTAATTTCTGTTTCAAGAAATGAGCCAAACCAatggagaaaaactgtaataggaagaaacctccggcagaaccaggctcagggaggggcggggccatctgctgcgaccggttggggtgaaagaaggaaaacaggataaagacatgctgtggaagagagacagagattaataacagatatgattcgatgcagagaggtctattaacacatagtgagtgagaaaggtgactggaaaggaaaaactcaatgcatcatgggaatccccggcagcctacgtctattgcagcataactaagggaggattcagggtcacctggtccagccctaactatatgctttagcaaaaaggaaagttttaagcctaatcttgaaagtagagaatCCAaacccgaatccaaactggaagctggttccacagaagaggggcctgaaaactgaaggctctccctcccattctacttttaacaccaggatccttttctatgtagctgacagctggtaactgtgcagggggtgggtctagcaaagttttgccaggggggccaggtagggcattaacagggaaagaaataattttctttcttattctcatttaatatgtctagcttttaatcaaaggagtttgcaaagaaaagcgtctggacttctttaagttgcttgaagacgtttcacctctcatccgagaagcttcttcagttctaaggtcaaatggccgagagtcccagatttaaacccagtgggagtatccccccaaggagggacaaaggaccccctggtgatcctctaatcacatgcgccaaggtgtgaaagcgggtgtgggacctaatcagccagggtttcgggtgagctcattgtgaaacctggccccaccttgtcatgtgaattcctgaggtcagatggcccaggatgtgagtgggcgttaaagcgtctggggagggaactcaaaactggattatagatggcagacagttggtgtcgtaaaccaccgcctctgttcaaagatggtcgctcacagtggacatagatggcctctttcactcctctttcaaaccatctgtcctctctgtccaaaatgtgaacattggcatcctcgaaagagtgtcctttatccttaagatgcagatggactgctgagtcttgtcctgtggaggtggctcttctatgttgtgccatgcgcttgtgaagtggctgtttggtctcgccaatgtagaggtctgggcattcctcgctgcactgtacagcaaacaccacgttgttaagtctgtgttttggagttttgtctttcgggtgaaccagtttgtgtctgagtgtgttgctgggtctgaagtacaccgggatgtcgtgcttggagaaaactctcctgagtttctctgatacaccggctacataggggatgacaacgttgttgcgtctgtctttcttatcctccctcgctggtgtctgatcttcttttctgtgcctctttgctgactttatgaacgcccagttcggataaccgcatgttttcagtgcttcctttacatgtgtgtgttccttctttttcccttcaggcttagagggaacatgttctgcccggtggtgtagggtcctaattactccaagtttgtgttccatttgaccttagaactgaagaagcttctcggatgagaggtgaaacgtcttcaagcaacttaaagaagtccagacgcttttctttgcaaacccctttgactacaatgacctggatgactgagaaccttcacagacatctagcttttaataattatctgaatcttacaaccaaagtggtcatctgatgtaaaatgtatagaaatcatacatataaaCCAagaagacagtgtacatcactgtcacaacagcatttgtttttattcaaaggCTTTGTGTTTCATATAGTacatggtgggccggtctctagtcaaaatgcccgggacgattttttgtCCCAATCCCATCCTAGTTATGACATTTAATGACTAAAGTTTTTTGGGAACCCCCCCCTCCCCAGTGAGATACAGCTAGCAGGGATATGTGGTACATTATaacattgtgtttatttttaaattcacaTCTGAATCCTTTGGAACTGGACTCTTGTTTGGTTACCATGGAAACCACCCGTCCCATTTTTCCAGAGCATTTTTCCTGTGAACTTTCTGAAGACAACCAGGAGACAACCCACTTCATTTACGTACAAACGGTAATAAGAAACAAgctttcttcatctttttcattTCTAACTTATGGTCAGTAGTAGTTCTAGTAAATCAGAGGACATTCAGTGTTTTTTAcctctctttgttttatttcaaatatagtttttttaagctccagttatttaaaaatagcACAACCTTAAGATCAATGTGTGTGAATTTGAAGTATCCAACTTGATTATCTTTCTTAATGCTACTTAcaagtatttctttttctttcaactACTGTTTAAAGGTAAATGAAAGGTATTTATTCATATGTTTGGGTGTCTTAACAATCATTGTTGATTTTGTGACAAtagtttttataattttttcttatttattatcTTTATGTTTGTCAGAGCAGTTTCAATGATGGAGGATTTTGTGGTAGAGCAGCTGAGTAACGCCACCAGCAAAGAGCTGACACTGGCAGAGGTAAGTCACTTTAAGGAGGAGACATGACATGCCAAGGaagctgaaaagaaaacaataggAGAATGGTGTAACACTAAAagttaattcattcattcattatttatCACTGCATATCACAATAAtgtgaaggtcaaaggtcaactccACTGTGACATGTTCTGGTTGTCATCCAAAATAATAACTTGGGAACTGAAGGACAGATTAAGGACAGGATTTATACTTGACAAGCAACCTGACAAAAAAACTCAGTCCATCTTCTGACATTTCCAATTTTTTCTTTGGAAGGTTCACCAGCATACCCACACCGGCGAAAGACCATACCTCTGTGACCAGTGTGGCAAAAAGTTTAgctctgcatcaaatttgaagGTCCACAAGCGGATCCACAACGGAGAAAGACCATACCTCTGTGACCAGTGTGGCAAAAGGTTTAGATATTCATCAAATTTGAAGGTCCACAAGCGGATCCACAACGGAGAAAGATCATACCTCTGTGACCAGTGTGGCAAAAGGTTTAGCTCTTCATCAAATTTGAAGGTCCACAAGCGGATCCACAACGGAGAAAGATCATACCTCTGTGACCAGTGTGGCAAAAGGTTTAGCTCTTCATCAAATTTGAAGGTCCACAAGCGGATCCACAACGGAGAAAGACCATACCTCTGTGACCAGTGTGGCAAAAGGTTTAGATAGTCATCAAATTTGAAGGTCCACAAGCGGATCCACAACGGAGAAAGATCATACctctgtgaccagtgtgggaAGTCCTTTAGACAGTCAGCGCATTTAAAGAGGCATAACCGTACCCACACACCAGAGAATCCTGTCAACGCTGACCATGAAGCTGTACCGGCATTTCCACAATGACCacactgaaaatgttaaaaGCCTATTTGTAAagcataaaatattaaaaagacaaaaaacacttGATTAAAATACATGATTAAAATCTTAAATTCATATACAAGTTGTCACGGACCCGGTTCCGGGGACTCGGGGTCCGTGAACAGTGTggacctttattattattatcattatcattattattattattggatgTATGTTTGCGGCACTGTGCTCTTGTGTTCCATGCtggtgtgtgttcgtgtgtgtatCTGTGGGTGTGGCTGGAGGATGAAGGACAGCCACCTGCAGGCCTGATGGGTGTGGTCCTGCCGGCTGCTGGTCACGCCTATGTTCCCACACACCTGCTTCTGATCAGGTtcgtcgggggagctacttAACAGAGCGATGGAGCTTCCTCCGGCGCAGGATCGTTGAGTTAGACTCCATGTCAGTGTTTAAAGTGCTGTTTAGTGTATGCCTGCTGGAGTTGGTGCCATAACGGCTGCATCTGTTGTTTTTCCTCAGGAGGAGAGCAGAACACAGGACTGCAGGACGCACGGGGTGTGCGTAGGCATAGGGGCAGAGAGCACGGGATACCAGCACTTAGGAGAAGACACGTCACGGGAGTCAAGGGAGCACTCGGGAGATTTATTGTGTGGTGTACATTTACCTCACggtaaataaatgcactgctcATGCCACtaagtccagcgtttgggtcctatCTCCAACATTCCCCACGGCCTGCCTGCCAGACCGTGACACAagtgctgttttctgttttaacttttcagTTACCGTTGTTTTATTCAACTtcctttttgctttgtctgcttttgtaacatttttctgtttgcttgtcttttatttttcttgagtTGCAGTGCATTTGACCTATCAAGGCCACCGTACACACCACCTTAATAACATTGTAATAATTAAAAACTCCAGAACTTAAACCTTTATATCACAGACCGGGCAGACCGAGAACACGCTGgcgagattatatctcttggctggcctgggaacgccttggtgttcccccagataagctagaggaggtggctggggaggggaggtctgggcttctctgcttaggcggCTGCCCACGCGAAACCAGCCGCGGAtgaagcggaagaagatggatggatggattataaATCTGTGATGTAATTGATGTTAACTCATCCTTATATACTGACAACTAAACGATTGTAAAAGCACTTATATTAAGCATTAAGCAACAAAAACTTTTGAAAAAACTTTATGAATAAGGAAATGAATCAAAGGTTCTTGAAGAAAACCTGGCAGTGAGCAGGTTTAGGTCATAGTGTTTGTAACCACACAACTGACTCAGAGTTGAAGTTAATTTACTTTCTGCAAGAGAAAAACCAGAGTTCCCAACATCTCAGGATTAACAAACTCAAAGGTGTTAGGCAGACTCCCCTTTAGCCCCTATCCACTCAGCCATAACAGCCACAAAGATAATAAtgtgaatattaaaataaaataaacttctAAAACAAAAATTTGGCAGTCAGTTTGAGATCATGTAGAGATAGAGagcatgtatgacatacagctaaATGTCATTTATGGCATACAGCTAGAGATTATTTATGGCCTACAGCTAGATTTCATTTATGGCATACAGCTAGAGGTCATGTATGGTGTAACGCAAAGTTATTTAAGGGTTAGTTTTATTGCAATGGGTGAGTTTACTGAATGACGTACAGAAGAAATAGTTCTTTATGGAGCCTAGATGGTGTGAATGACGAGACCAAAGACTGCAATACCTTGCACCaaaaatatattgaataaatggGGGAAAGGGGAAATGGAACAAAATAATTaatacaacacacaacataaataaatgtccacaattaattaataaatcaaTGTTGTGATTTTTCTGTGCAAGAGTCCTTTTGTTAAGAGTCCTTTTGGTCCTTTgttaaactttcttttttaaagttcacTTTTAAGGTATTCCTCGTTAGGGTCCAGCTTCATACAATGGGGAAATATGTCCGTAATCCAAAGACGGCAAAGTGGgggaaaagaggggaaaaacaaagaatggTCCTACCGGCTCGCCACTTCAATATGAAGAAGATCAAttcaaagggggaaaaaaaaccctgaccGCTGAGGTGAAATGAGTTTATAGATGAATTGAGGGGAGAAAACGCTTTGTTTTCCAACGCCGTTCTAAACGCCATAAGCTTACAGCCACAGCAGGAGTCGAACCCGGAAGTATCCCTCCACAGCCGGTTTTCAGAGTTGCCGCGACGTGGAAGGAGCCAATCAGGAGAGGGACCTCAAATCAGCTGACGTGGGTCATGTGACAGGGTGTAGTTGATATGGGTTACAATGGTATACAGCTAGAGGTCATTTATGGCATACAGCTAAAGATCATTTATTGCGTACAGCTAGAGATCATTTATGGCAGACAGCTAGATATCATATGTATGTCATTAATTACATACAGCTAGAGGTCATTAATGGCATACAGCCAGAGATCATTTATGGGATACAGCTAGAGGTCATTTatggcagcggtccccaacccccgggcctcggaccggtaccggtccgtgagtcgtttggtaccgggccgcgagagttgaggctcaggtgtgaaatgtatggttttcagggtcttta encodes:
- the LOC109203174 gene encoding LOW QUALITY PROTEIN: zinc finger protein 239-like (The sequence of the model RefSeq protein was modified relative to this genomic sequence to represent the inferred CDS: substituted 1 base at 1 genomic stop codon) translates to MMEDFVVEQLSNATSKELTLAEVHQHTHTGERPYLCDQCGKKFSSASNLKVHKRIHNGERPYLCDQCGKRFRYSSNLKVHKRIHNGERSYLCDQCGKRFSSSSNLKVHKRIHNGERSYLCDQCGKRFSSSSNLKVHKRIHNGERPYLCDQCGKRFRXSSNLKVHKRIHNGERSYLCDQCGKSFRQSAHLKRHNRTHTPENPVNADHEAVPAFPQ